A stretch of Vigna angularis cultivar LongXiaoDou No.4 chromosome 4, ASM1680809v1, whole genome shotgun sequence DNA encodes these proteins:
- the LOC108331512 gene encoding cellulose synthase A catalytic subunit 1 [UDP-forming]: MEASAGMVAGSHKRNELVRIRHDSSDSGSKPLKNLNGQICQICGDTVGLTATGDVFVACNECAFPVCRPCYEYERKDGNQSCPQCKTRYKRHRGSPRVEGDEDEVDSDDIENEFNYAQGKAKARRQWEEDADLSSSSRRESQQPIPLLTNGQTMSGEIPCATPDTQSVRTTSGPLGPSEKVHSLPYIDPRQPVPVRIVDPSKDLNSYGLGNVDWKERVEGWKLKQEKNMVQMTGRYAEGKGGDVEGTGSNGEELQMVDDARQPMSRVVPIPSSQLTPYRVVIVLRLIILGFFLQYRVTHPVKDAYPLWLTSVICEIWFALSWILDQFPKWSPVNRETYLERLALRYDRDGEPSQLDPVDVFVSTVDPLKEPPLVTANTVLSILSVDYPVDKVSCYVSDDGSAMLTFEALSETAEFAKKWVPFCKKHNIEPRAPEFYFQQKIDYLKDKIQPSFVKERRAMKREYEEFKVRINALVAKAQKMPEEGWTMQDGTPWPGNNPRDHPGMIQVFLGHSGGLDTDGNELPRLVYVSREKRPGFQHHKKAGAMNALIRVSAVLTNGAYLLNVDCDHYFNNSKALKEAMCFMMDPVLGKKTCYVQFPQRFDGIDLHDRYANRNIVFFDINMKGHDGIQGPVYVGTGCCFNRQALYGYDPVLTEEDLEPNIIVKSCWGSRKKGKGGNKKYIDKKRAMNRTESTVPIFNMEDIEEGVEGYDDERSLLMSQKSLEKRFGQSPVFIAATFMEQGGIPPSTNPATLLKEAIHVISCGYEDKTEWGKEIGWIYGSVTEDILTGFKMHARGWISIYCMPPRPAFKGSAPINLSDRLNQVLRWALGSIEIFLSRHCPLWYGYNGRLKPLMRLAYINTIVYPFTSIPLIAYCTLPAFCLLTNKFIIPEISNFASMWFILLFVSIFTTSILELRWSGVSIEDWWRNEQFWVIGGTSAHLFAVFQGLLKVLAGIDTNFTVTSKASDEDGDFAELYVFKWTSLLIPPTTVLIVNLVGIVAGVSYAINSGYQSWGPLFGKLFFAIWVIAHLYPFLKGLLGRQNRTPTIVIVWSVLLASIFSLLWVRIDPFTSGSSRLTNGQCGINC; the protein is encoded by the exons ATGGAAGCGAGTGCGGGAATGGTCGCTGGCTCGCACAAACGGAACGAGCTCGTTCGGATTCGCCACGATTCTTCTGACAGCGGG TCTAAACCCTTGAAGAACTTGAATGGGCAAATCTGTCAAATATGCGGTGATACTGTTGGATTGACTGCGACTGGTGATGTGTTTGTTGCTTGCAACGAGTGCGCCTTCCCCGTGTGTCGTCCTTGTTATGAATACGAGCGAAAGGATGGGAACCAGTCTTGTCCACAATGCAAGACTAGATACAAGAGGCACCGAG GGAGTCCTCGAGTAGAgggagatgaagatgaagtgGACTCTGATGACATAGAGAATGAGTTCAATTATGCCCAGGGAAAGGCCAAGGCCAGGCGGCAGTGGGAGGAAGATGCTGACCTTTCATCGTCGTCTAGACGTGAATCTCAACAGCCAATTCCCCTCCTCACCAATGGCCAAACG ATGTCTGGTGAGATTCCATGTGCCACACCTGATACTCAATCTGTGCGAACTACTTCAGGTCCTTTGGGGCCATCTGAGAAGGTTCACTCACTCCCCTATATTGATCCGAGGCAACCAG TTCCTGTAAGAATTGTGGACCCATCAAAGGACTTAAATTCTTATGGTCTGGGAAATGTTGACTGGAAAGAAAGGGTTGAAGGTTGGAAGCTTAAGCAGGAAAAAAATATGGTACAAATGACCGGTAGATACGCCGAAGGGAAAGGAGGAGATGTTGAAGGGACTGGTTCTAATGGAGAAGAACTTCAAAT GGTTGACGATGCTCGACAACCCATGAGTCGTGTGGTGCCAATTCCTTCATCTCAGCTGACACCTTATCGTGTTGTTATTGTACTCCGGTTGATTATTCTTGGCTTCTTCTTGCAATATCGTGTAACACACCCTGTGAAAGATGCATACCCACTGTGGCTGACATCAGTTATTTGTGAGATTTGGTTTGCCTTATCCTGGATACTAGATCAGTTTCCAAAATGGTCTCCAGTAAATCGTGAGACTTATCTTGAACGGCTTGCTTTAAG ATATGATCGTGATGGAGAACCATCACAGCTAGATCCTGTTGATGTGTTTGTGAGTACAGTGGACCCCCTTAAAGAGCCACCTCTTGTAACTGCAAACACGGTGTTGTCAATACTTTCTGTTGATTACCCTGTGGACAAAGTTTCCTGCTACGTATCAGATGATGGTTCAGCTATGCTGACGTTTGAAGCACTATCAGAAACAGCTGAGTTTGCGAAGAAGTGGGTGCCCTTCTGCAAAAAGCACAATATTGAACCAAGAGCCCCGGAGTTTTATTTTCAACAGAAGATTGATTACTTGAAGGACAAGATTCAACCCTCATTTGTAAAGGAGCGACGAGCAATGAAG AGAGAATATGAAGAATTCAAAGTTCGGATCAATGCCCTTGTAGCCAAAGCTCAGAAGATGCCAGAGGAAGGTTGGACAATGCAGGATGGAACTCCTTGGCCTGGAAATAATCCTAGGGATCATCCTGGAATGATTCAG GTGTTTTTAGGTCATAGTGGAGGTCTGGATACAGATGGAAATGAGCTTCCTAGACTTGTTTATGTTTCTCGTGAGAAGCGACCAGGCTTCCAACATCACAAGAAGGCTGGAGCTATGAATGCATTG ATTCGTGTATCTGCTGTCTTGACCAATGGTGCATATCTTCTGAATGTGGATTGTGATCACTATTTTAATAATAGCAAAGCTCTGAAAGAAGCCATGTGTTTCATGATGGATCCTGTTCTTGGAAAGAAGACATGCTATGTGCAGTTTCCTCAGAGGTTTGATGGCATTGACTTGCATGATAGATATGCCAATCGTAATATTGTGTTCTTTGAT ATCAACATGAAAGGTCATGATGGTATTCAGGGTCCAGTCTATGTGGGAACTGGTTGTTGTTTCAACAGGCAGGCTTTGTATGGTTATGATCCTGTTCTAACTGAGGAAGATTTGGAACCTAACATTATTGTAAAGAGTTGTTGGGGTTCTAGAAAGAAGGGAAAGGGTGGGAATAAGAAGTACATTGACAAGAAGAGGGCGATGAACAGAACTGAATCTACTGTTCCCATATTTAATATGGAAGACATAGAGGAGGGTGTTGAAG GTTATGACGATGAAAGGTCGCTGCTTATGTCTCAAAAGAGTTTGGAGAAGCGTTTCGGTCAGTCTCCAGTTTTTATTGCTGCCACTTTCATGGAGCAGGGTGGCATTCCACCTTCAACAAACCCTGCAACTCTTCTTAAGGAAGCAATCCACGTTATCAGCTGTGGTTATGAAGACAAGACTGAATGGGGAAAAGAG ATTGGATGGATCTATGGTTCGGTGACAGAAGATATCTTGACTGGGTTTAAGATGCATGCTCGTGGTTGGATTTCCATTTATTGCATGCCACCTCGCCCAGCATTTAAGGGTTCTGCTCCTATCAATCTTTCAGATCGTCTCAATCAGGTGCTTCGGTGGGCATTGGGTTCAATTGAGATTTTTCTTAGCAGGCATTGTCCCTTGTGGTATGGATACAATGGAAGGTTGAAGCCCCTGATGAGACTTGCTTATATTAACACTATTGTCTACCCCTTTACCTCAATCCCTTTGATTGCTTACTGTACGCTTCCTGCCTTTTGTCTCctcacaaataaatttattattcctGAG ATAAGCAACTTTGCCAGCATGTGGTTTATTCTGCTCTTCGTCTCCATTTTTACTACTTCAATTCTTGAGCTTAGGTGGAGTGGGGTCAGCATAGAAGACTGGTGGAGAAATGAACAATTCTGGGTCATCGGTGGAACTTCTGCACATCTTTTTGCTGTGTTTCAGGGGCTTCTAAAAGTGCTTGCTGGGATCGATACAAATTTTACTGTTACATCAAAGGCATCGGACGAGGATGGGGATTTTGCAGAGCTTTATGTGTTTAAATGGACATCGCTTCTCATCCCTCCTACGACGGTGCTTATTGTGAACTTGGTAGGGATTGTGGCTGGTGTATCCTACGCCATAAACAGTGGTTACCAGTCTTGGGGTCCACTATTTGGGAAGCTGTTCTTTGCTATCTGGGTCATTGCCCATTTATACCCATTCTTGAAGGGTCTCTTGGGCAGGCAAAATCGTACCCCAACCATTGTCATTGTCTGGTCGGTTCTTCTTGCTTCAATATTCTCCTTGCTCTGGGTGAGGATTGATCCCTTCACCTCAGGCTCCAGCAGATTAACCAATGGTCAATGTGGCATCAACTGTTAG